TCTTGTGAGCAACCGCAGCTATGTAATAGAATGTATCATAATGCGTACCGCACACCTGGACGAACACGTCCATTCTCATTAACAAAATACCTAAAACTGAACGTAGTTtctgaaaaaaaaaaaaaaaaaaaaaaaaaaaaaaatacaCATGACGGACTTGCTGAATTATTTATCCAAAACCCCGCGAAACGCTTCTCGTTAATTATTTAATTATTAAATGCTCGCCGACGCGGCGCGACTAGCTTCGTTCGTTCGCGGCGACGGTGAATCTTGCTGTCTTGTCAGTCACTTCTCTCTACATTGGTTACTACGTACTATTACCACTGTAATATTTACCATTACTAATACTGTAACCCAAACGCTTAGTTATTCAGCATTCACTCCCGCAAAGCCACCTTGTGATGGCTCAGCCTTCTATCTAGCAAATAAAGGCATTGCCGAACATTTTTTATGAGGCTCCCTCTCGACATTTATTTAGACGATACCCGAAGTTCCGCAACACCATCCTTATATTCGCCATCGGACTCTGAGGAAGAACGAAGTTCCGCAGTTTTACCTTCAAGGTCTCAGCGCGTGAGCCCGTTCCATCATGACTCTCAGCGTAATATCCGACTGATAAAAGCCAGTTGTCGACGTCCAAACAACGGAGAGTGTCTAATGTTAGTAGGAAACGTCGCCGCGAGgaatcttcttcagaaGATGTCTTTGCGGTGGAGCACATTCTAGCCCGATCATTGAGTAAATGGCGAAATCCTGAGTCCAACAAATATGAATATCGATACCTCGTGCGATGGGAGAATTACCAGCCGAAGGACGATACCTGGGAAGGACGCTCGGGGCTAGTGGAAGGATCAAAACAGTTGCTGGAGGAATTCGAGAATCGAGGTAGGTCGAGGTACTGTGTTCAATCTAACAACGTCTGATGCCGAATGCAGGATATCAGCCATTCACCATCCTGGCATCTAAATCAGCCGTCTCAAAGCCCACAATGTACCTAGTCCGATATGGTGTGGTAAGCGACAgcattcttccttcgccaCTTTACGAGAAGGTATGGCATAGCGCCTCCCAGATAAACCGTGTTGGCGGGGTTCCCAAAGCTGTAGTGAAGAATGCCATTGGCAGGTATGAGGAAACTGAGCGGctgaaagagggaaagggcaCGAGAGGTGCGAGCCCCCGAACTCTCCAGCTGCAGAAAGATAAGTGTATCTTGGATATCCTAGGACgtaaagaggaagaagatgaagaccAGCGCGCGGTGATATTCCATGTCAGATGGAGAGATAAGTGGAAGTTAAAAGAAGAGTGGATGAATTACGAGAGGATCGTTTTCACTTTCGAGGAGGACGGGAAACAGTTCTTGCTGAAGTGGGAAGCAAAAAGGGGCAATGTGAAACCTACTGGGGTAACAACGGTGCGATCGGTAGAAAAGCCAGACAACATGAAACGGCCGGCCACCAGCGGTTACGGAAAAGAACGACAACGTAAGTACGATATCCACAGGGCCTTTTCAGCATCAGATATTGAGATCTTATTCAGCGATGACGGAGTACGAATTAGAACGGCTAAAGAACATTGAGGCAAATAAAGAGCTTATGCGACAATTAGGTCTTTAATCTGTCTACATACTCATATGAAATGGTCGTAGCGTGCAACTTTGTGCAATCAATCGATACTCGTATGCGTCTTTTGTTGTAGGTCAGAGTAATGATTTGACAGCTGTCATTCGTCGACCGGCTGCTCTTACAATTGTGCTAATACAATTTACAATATCCAGTGATGAGCTAAACCAAATATAGGATATGACAATGGGACAGTACGATGTACGGTAGAAATGCAATCAGCCATAATCCGCTGGGTCAACCAAAATGGTGATGCCTAGCGTGGTAGTATATTGTGGCATCTACTACTAAAATGATCATTTTCAAGTACATAAGTAGTAGTACAACGTGAAATGAAAAAATGAATACAAGAAGCTGAGTAGTACGTAGCAGTACTCCTTTTCCTAAAACCAAAATAAATAATGATAGTTGGTGTGAATGAGGTGTTGGACTGCTGCTATATATCCAGTAATTACGATACAACTGCAGAGCATATGAATAACCGACCGCCCACCATCAGAACTATGTTAATGCCATTGTACATCATAACTATGTATGCTGTTTTGGTCTTTTGGTCTTCTCTGTAAACAATAATTTAACGAACTGCATCAGGACGGACCACAAAATGATGACTGACAATACAGCAGCGTTGACCAGGTGCCACATTCGGTTCGAAACAGGTAACGCCGAGCGGGGAAATTTCTTGGAGCGGATGGCAAGTTTTCGGGGGCTTCCCCTGTGCGGCGCCGtcaacttcatcttctctttctccttacttcatccacatcttAAAAAGGCTTCTAATCCTAAAAGGTTTGTCCAATCCTCGATTATGCCAACTTCACCAGCTCACAGCCACACAGCCAATCTTTCATATACGCAACATGTCCGCTGAAGACGTTTTCGAGGGTGCCATTGGTATCGGTCAGTGCAGATTCCTAAATGTAGGGAAAAAGTTTTTGGAGAGCTGACAGTCGCGCATAGACCTTGGTACTACCTACTCTTGTGTCGGTGTCTGGCAAAACGACCGAGTCGAGGTGAGTGATGGCTTAATTTTCGTCGTATTTCATTCACTGATGTACCATGTTAGATCATCGCCAACGGTAAATCATCCGCTTGGTAAAACCTCAAATTTAACACTGACAGCACGATTTTGTAGACCAGGGTAACCGAACCACCCCTTCTTACGTCGCCTTCACTGAGGGCGAGCGTTTGAttggtgatggtgagtaAAATTTTATGAGCTCAAAATTGTTCCTCGTCTAATCCAATCCTCAGCCGCCAAGAACCAGTCTGCCATGAACCCTCTCAACACCATCTTCGACGCCAAGCGATTGATCGGCCGACGATACGACGACGCTGACGTTAAGAAGGACATGAAGGTGAGGATGTGATTGATATCGTGGCCCGTTATGTATCTAACAAGAATTTAATTAGCACTGGCCCTTCTCCGTCATTGACAAGGACGGCTCCCCTTACGTTGAGGTTGACTACCTcaacgagaagaagactttCTCCCCCCAAGAGATCTCCGCCATGGTTCTTaccaagatgaaggagattgcTGAGGCCAAGATTGGCAAGACCGTCAAGAAGGCCGTCGTTACGTGAGTGTTAATCAAATGAACCCGATAACCAGGGCTAACCTTGTAAAAAGCGTTCCTGCCTACTTCAACGACTCTCAGCGTCTCGCCACTAAGGACGCCGGTGCCATTGCCGGTCTTGAGGTGCTCCGTATTATCAACGAACCTACTGCTGCCGCTATTGCCTACGGTCTTGACGAGAAGACCGAGGAGGAGCGAAacgtcctcatcttcgaCTTGGGTGGTGGTACTTTCGATGTCTCTCTTCTTACCATTCAGGGCAAGGTCTTCTCTGTCAAGGCCACTGCTGGTGACACTCATCTTGGTGGTGAGGACTTCGACAACAACCTCCTTGAGCACTTCAAGGCTGAGttcaagaggaagaccaAGCTTGACATCTCTGACGACGCCCGTGCTTTGCGACGATTGAGATCTGCTTGTGAGCGTGCTAAGCGAACTCTCTCTTCCGTTACTCAGACCACCGTCGAGGTCGACTCTCTCTACCAGGGTACCGACTTCTCTTCCAACATCACCCGTGCTAGGTTCGAGGAGATCAACGCCGTCGCTTTCAAGTCTACCGTTGACCCCGTAGAGAAGGTCCTCAAGGACTCCAAGATCCCTGCCGCCAAGGTTGACGACATTGTCCTTGTTGGTGGTTCTACCCGTATCCCCAAGATCCAATCTCTCGTCTCCGAGTACTTTGGTGGTCGTCAGCTCAACAAGTCCATCAACCCCGACGAGGCTGTTGCTTACGGTGCCGCCGTCCAGGCTGCCGTCCTCACCGGTCAGACTTCCGACAAGACCGccgaccttcttctcctcgatGTCgcccctctctctcttggTGTTGCCATGCAGGGTGACATCTTCGGTGTTGTTCTCCCCCGAAACACCCCCATCCCCTCCAACAAGTCTCGAGTCTTCACCACTGTCGAGGACAACCAGACTACCGTCATGTTCCCTGTCTACGAGGGTGAGCGAACCCAGTGCAAGGACAACCGACTTCTTGGAGAGTTCGAGCTTTCTGGTATCCCCCCTATGCCCCGAGGCCAGGCCGAGCTTGTTTGTACCTTCGAGGTTGACGCTAACGGTCTCCTCAAGGTCTCTGCTCAGGACCGTGCCTCTGGCCGAAAGGCTCAGATCACCATCCAGAACTCTGTTGGCCGACTTTCTTCCGAGGAGATCCAGGCTATGATCAAGGACGCTGAGCAGTTCAAGAACGCCGACAAGGACTTCTCTGCCCGCCACGAGGCCAAGTCTGACCTTGAGGCTTACCTCCACACCTGTAAGTGTTTTAAGTGTTTACTCCATTAATGAAATTTATTCTGACAAATGATTAGGCGAACAATCCATCTCCGCCCCTGAACTTTCTATGAAGATCAAGCGAGGAGCTCGTGCTGCCGTTGAGTCTGAGATTGCTAAGGCTCTCGAGAAGCTTGAGCAGGAGGATGCCACCGCCGACGAGCTCAAGAAGGCTCAGCTCGGTGTCAAGAGGGCCATGCAGAAGGCCATGGCTTCTGCCCGTTAATTCGCGTTATTAAAGCGTATCGGGTTGGGCTTATGGAGTGCAGTAGGGATGTGCGCGGGTTTTTGATGTAACGGCGACTTGGGACGTCCTGTACCGAGTtttattttcctttcttACATATTCATGCTCTTCATTTGTACAGGACATCTGGCGAGATGAAAACATCTTCAGCGAATCACATGAAATGTTGCATTTTTATCATTAGCACGTGAAGGTCGTCCACTAAATTATCGTTGCTATTACACAATTAGAAGACAGTTTTTGTCTCATTATTCATTGTGTAATCTGATTTATAATATTGGGACAAGATCAACCACATGGTATCCTGGTGGCGCTGAATGCCATGTATGGTCCACACTTCTACCCCTTGTTCGTTGTATTCCCATATCCTTTTGGGTTGTCATCCGTGTATTGGGCCCAcctttcatctttctctcGCTTATGCTCAGCTTGTTGTTCAGCATGCCATGTACCATCCATTTCCGAGTCCAATTCCAGCAGCTCAGAGTCCGTCGGTTTATCATAAGATTCTTGACTGTATTCAACAACATGAGCTATTGCCGTTTCACGACATCTTTGTGAGGGAAAACGTACCCGCCACCAGTTATCATATTACCCCTCTGTTTTTCAATATCGAGATACTCGTCTATGGTCATTGTTGGCAATCTCCAACTCTGTTTGAAAACTCCCGCTTTCAATTTTTCTCTCTGTTCTACTCCAGAATTGCTTGGCAGGATTGTGAAAGGTCGTAAGACTTTGCCTTTTGTGGATATGAGATCTGACGACCGAGTCAGAGATGTCGGCAACTGGTCGAGGCGCCAAGTATCGTCATTttcccctcttccgccTTGGCGCGGGTCTGCGTGAGGTATCCCCGGTGATGAATTAACAGGAGGtgcagaagagaggatatcAAGTTCCATCTTCATGGAAGCCATAGAAGACAGCGCTAGGGAATAGAGGAGACGCAGGACGTCTATGATAGTTTCCCTAGATTCTTCCGCCatgtcatcttcattcacATCCTGCGACTGTGTTAATTGAGCCGCGGATGCTTCAGCGGGAGGCTCTGGCAACAGAGAGATCAAGAAAGAGACGGGAGTTGAAGCAGACACTTGCTTGCGGCGTGATATAACCGCCTATGTCAGCGAAAAAATGGTCAGGATTTGATGGTCAACATGCTTGATGAGGGCGAGAAGACAAACCCACATTGATCTTCTCACGAagttctttttctcttttatACTGATTAATCTTTGCTTCACGTTTCTTGGCCGGATCGTTGGGAAGATCGGTCCTGTTACCCTCAGAGTATTCAGATGCTTCTTGCGATGACAGGACACCATACGAGCACAGCAACTCTACAAACGTCTGAAAAGCGTACTAATTACAAGTAAAATAGGGTTAGACATCCTTGAATTACCCGTCTCCAACATATGACAGATGACGTGACTCACTTCCGCTTTTAGTAatgcttctttcctctctgaCATACTGCCGGGATTACGCTTCTCCTCACAGGAGCCAATGGCCCATCCAATGCTCATGAAAAGAAGTTGTCCGTTGCTGGTCTCGGATACTGACTCATTCTCAGAAAATACGCCGAGGGATGTGAGCATGCGTTGGATGAGATATAGATTATCGAGCGCGATGGATAAAATGGATTGAGCTTCAGGAGACgagagagaaagggtgTCATcgaagatgggaatgaGAGGGATGAGGGAGTGAGAGTAGAACTGTGGCAGTGGGAGGTCGGACATTGTGAGGAATGAGTTCACTTCGAGGATGAACTTGAGAATATGGTTGTTGCAATATCGAGTAATCACTGGAGAACTGGTGAGCACGGCGgatttatttatttatttgtTCATTACAAAAAAAGGATATTTAATAATCAACCTCAAACAAAAGTGCTTACGCAAGGATTTCTCTTCCCACGGGGGACACCAGCTTATGACACTGTAAGCCCTACTAAGGCCTGTAAAATCTCCGATTAAATACTAGGCTTGAGGCCGGCGCAACTCGAACGTGGTTAGTTGTCTTCATAGTTATTACTTTATATGTTTCTACCCTATTACATAAGCTCACTCCAGTCAGCGCAGGGAAGCGGACGGATGTCCCAAAAAGAAGGGCGCAAGGCTTATTAACAAGTGATAGCGGGCGCTGGACGGCGTTATAAAGTTTGTTGAACGATTCTCTTTTGGCATGAATGGGCGACTGGCCTTGTGTACGGCACACATCATATACATATACGTATGTTATATATCAAGCTATAAAATTACGCAAGACAAATTTACACGCAATTTACACATGACTCAAGCTCACCATTTCTATAGCGTCCGCAAgatcatcaccatcactGACCTCATCGTCAAGTACCATTaactcctcctcatcatcacctatacaatcatcatctgcctCTTCCGTTTGCTGGCCGTTCGACTGAGGATCGATGTCCATTACCTCGCTTGTTTCAttatcatcctctcccattCCCCTCTCAATCATCTCAATCAGCTCTCTGGTGGTTCCTGGTCTATCCGGCAATTCCTCTATTTCTTGCCTGATAGCAGCCAAGTCCACCGCACCTCCGAGAGCACCCCGGCTCTCCCTGCTCACTATTCCCCCTGTCGACATCACCACCGTTTTGAACATCCCAGAGTGCGTCGCCGGTGCCTTCTTGGTCGCGTTTTCACTGACCTTGTCGAGCCAGGAGACACACCGGTTTAGGACGTGGTTGGCAACAGAGGTGGAAGCTGGTTTGGTGCTCAGTATACGTAAGTTATATATCAAGCTATAAAATTCCACAAGACAAATTTACGCCACAAAATCAATTTACGTACAACACATGACTCAAAACTCACCAGTTAGATGCGATCCTTGCAGCGGTTTCTGCCTCCTCATTTTCTGTTTTCCTCTCGTAATACACTTTTGGGCCTCGGAAAGGTCGTTTTGTTTTTCAAAATAAACGGCCTCCCTTGCCCAgtgctcttcctccctctccgcTCGCGCCATTTCCCGCACTTCCCTATCCCTGTCCCGCTGCGCCGCCTCCGGACGCAACTtcacatcctcctcaaacACCTTCCGACCCTCCTCGCTCATCTCCGAAGTAGGCTGTCCATGAGGTCGGGAGGCTACAGAAATGTTAGCAGACATAAAAAGAAAGTAAACAGGACGCATTTACGGTGACCGAGCCGCCTTCGGATTGATTTTTCAAGGAGAGGATGCCGTGAACTTAAAtcccctccatcttcctcatgaCAAGGattcccttcttcctgaAGATCATCATTATCATTATCGCCATGGATACTTCTTGATTGGCGTTGTCGATCTTCGCTGGTCCCCTCGTCCACCAAGCGAGGCTCTTCCAGAGGAGCCTTGTCAGAGGACGTGAGACGTGCTCGCTCATGCGGTTTAGAGAGGGATTGCTGTCGTCATCGGTACTCTTCCTAAACAAAGGTCTTGCGCCTTGTCGGTTTGGAAGATCTCGTTCCAAAAGTTGTAATCGGGACAGTAGCGTTCTCGGTGATCTAAAAGATAATTGCCGGCCGTTATGTCATGATTTGATATGATTTGGCGTCTGCGATTAAATTTACCAGCGAGGCTATCATAGGGAATATTCGCATCGCCTGTCGGTATGGATTGTGATGATACCTCCGTCTCCAGCTCCAATTTGCTGAGTTATAGGCAGTTTTATAACCCTTTCTCACAGAGTTATACTATGTGAATATTGGTGAACATGGATTCGTTGAGCATGGGGGATGGATAGGGATGGAGCTTAGTGATAGACTGTTGAAGGGCAACTCACCTTGGCTTCAATGCTCTTAACAGAACGCTTGATCggccctttttttctcgtaCAAGAGTTTTTTGGAATTCCTTTGCTCCTTTTCTCAACGCATAGTCCCCCACGGCACAAGACATATAGCTAATCCCAGCGGGAATCCAATTTTTGAAATAAGCAAAACTCGACTGTTGATCTTCCCCTCCGCAGTTCTTTTCCCAGTCAATTTTTCGACCGGTCCAGTCCACCAGTTCTCTTCCGCTGGTGGAATTCCATCTATCCCCTGACCGGCTGATACCTCAGGCTGATACCGCAGGATTCTTCTTTTAGCACTTGGTGGCGTTAGTGGTCGGTTGGGGCGGAACACTCGCAGATGCTCGGGTCTGAGTCTGAGATGGCTCAGCCGAAGAGTGGCGACGCTGCGAAGGGGAAGATTGCGCGGGCCGGGAGGGTTGCATTGTATCCAAAATTGGTAGAGAAAGTCGTTGTAGAAGACTAGCCAAACGACGAAAAGAGCAGATGCAGGCTGTTGGGATTGTTCTGTTCAGACGTCCAGACGCTCGTTCAGATCGTGTTTGGCGCGTCTCGACCCCGGTCCCAAAAATCAGCCTGAAATGAGCCTGATATTGGCCGTCTGAACGGAATCTGAACGGATCTAGACCTATCTGGAAGAATTGACTCCCCTCGGTGTTGTGCGATTTCAATGTGCGCTGCTGAGTCCTGAGAATCGCTGAGAGCAGGCAGAAAGCAGATCCGCCGAAATTCCGGCAAAAAATGACAGCCTATGACGGAAGCGGCAAGGTACCAATCCAGGCCTTTCCGTTTGCCCTGGGCCTTGGCTGTGCGTGCCTGGAATCTGATTCCCATCATCCCATCAGTCATCAGACAGCCACACCGTCATATCTGCTGCCGCCTCGCAACGAACGAAGTATCCACAACCGGTAATGCCACTATTTGCGGTTGCTTATTTCCC
The nucleotide sequence above comes from Cryptococcus neoformans var. grubii H99 chromosome 1, complete sequence. Encoded proteins:
- a CDS encoding hsp75-like protein is translated as MSAEDVFEGAIGIDLGTTYSCVGVWQNDRVEIIANDQGNRTTPSYVAFTEGERLIGDAAKNQSAMNPLNTIFDAKRLIGRRYDDADVKKDMKHWPFSVIDKDGSPYVEVDYLNEKKTFSPQEISAMVLTKMKEIAEAKIGKTVKKAVVTVPAYFNDSQRLATKDAGAIAGLEVLRIINEPTAAAIAYGLDEKTEEERNVLIFDLGGGTFDVSLLTIQGKVFSVKATAGDTHLGGEDFDNNLLEHFKAEFKRKTKLDISDDARALRRLRSACERAKRTLSSVTQTTVEVDSLYQGTDFSSNITRARFEEINAVAFKSTVDPVEKVLKDSKIPAAKVDDIVLVGGSTRIPKIQSLVSEYFGGRQLNKSINPDEAVAYGAAVQAAVLTGQTSDKTADLLLLDVAPLSLGVAMQGDIFGVVLPRNTPIPSNKSRVFTTVEDNQTTVMFPVYEGERTQCKDNRLLGEFELSGIPPMPRGQAELVCTFEVDANGLLKVSAQDRASGRKAQITIQNSVGRLSSEEIQAMIKDAEQFKNADKDFSARHEAKSDLEAYLHTCEQSISAPELSMKIKRGARAAVESEIAKALEKLEQEDATADELKKAQLGVKRAMQKAMASAR